A genomic region of Rhipicephalus sanguineus isolate Rsan-2018 chromosome 1, BIME_Rsan_1.4, whole genome shotgun sequence contains the following coding sequences:
- the LOC119378862 gene encoding dnaJ homolog subfamily B member 9 yields the protein MKWWPVFLLVWAAVLTVATAAEEEDYYKLLGVKRTASDREIKKAFRKLALKYHPDKNKAPDAEEKFKNIAQAYEVLSDAEKRKKYDQFGSSAFKQGGDGANSQFHDFDMHDFFRHFDDAFNFHQQQHGRAHFHHGHPDFGQQKPHQHHRHGGPHSFFGNAFNMDDLFSDFDDERDGWMGGGGGPFGEVFGGGDSFASSHFARHAQNHHSNMFHQRSGGQGHCKTVTQRVGNMVTTYTQCS from the exons ATGAAGTGGTGGCCAGTGTTTCTTTTGGTGTGGGCAGCGGTCTTGACGGTGGCAACAGCAGCAGAGGAGGAAGACTACTACAAGCTGTTGGGCGTCAAGCGCACGGCCTCTGATCGGGAGATCAAGAAGGCGTTCCGCAAGCTGGCCCTCAAGTACCACCCGGACAAGAACAAGGCGCCAGATGCCGAGGAAAAGTTCAAGAATATCGCGCAAG CTTACGAGGTCCTGTCGGATGCCGAGAAGCGCAAGAAGTATGACCAGTTTGGCAGCTCCGCCTTCAAGCAAGGTGGCGACGGAGCCAACTCGCAGTTCCACGACTTCGACATGCACGACTTCTTCCGCCACTTCGACGACGCCTTCAACTTCCACCAGCAGCAGCACGGCAGGGCGCACTTCCACCACGGCCATCCTGACTTTGGCCAGCAGAAGCCACACCAACACCATCGCCACGGAGGCCCACACTCGTTCTTTGGCAATGCGTTCAACATGGACGACCTCTTTTCCGACTTCGACGACGAACGTGACGGCTGGATGGGTGGCGGTGGCGGGCCCTTCGGGGAAGTCTTCGGCGGTGGTGACTCCTTCGCGAGTTCGCACTTTGCGCGCCATGCGCAGAATCACCACAGCAACATGTTTCACCAGCGGAGTGGTG GGCAAGGCCACTGCAAGACTGTCACGCAGAGAGTTGGCAACATGGTGACAACGTACACCCAGTGCTCGTAA